The Rhododendron vialii isolate Sample 1 chromosome 8a, ASM3025357v1 genome has a window encoding:
- the LOC131298685 gene encoding uncharacterized protein LOC131298685, with product MDIPSDSSWTMRKILGLRKLCQPLIRYHVGNGANTFLWLDNWHILGPLYAKFGERVVTNLGRALWAKVATIIDQGDWCWPKLGNQSIQAIMAPTPPSLRPNLTVEDSVSWIPHPSAIFIVRSAWNAIRKRYPIQPWHKIIWTGNAVPRWSFNLWLVVLQRLSTKDSIWLIRTWFWIPSNLVEVLDWYGVQRFPKHKEKRKAISEESRPMQILAVFMVIFVGCYMEFHP from the exons ATGGATATTCCTAGTGATTCTTCATGGACCATGAGGAAGATCCTTGGTTTAAGGAAATTGTGCCAACCTCTTATTAGATATCATGTCGGTAATGGGGCAAATACCTTCCTTTGGCTAGATAACTGGCACATTCTGGGACCTTTGTATGCTAAATTTGGTGAGAGGGTTGTGACTAATTTGGGCAGAGCTTTATGGGCTAAAGTGGCTACTATCATTGACCAAGGAGATTGGTGCTGGCCCAAATTGGGAAATCAGTCCATTCAAGCAATTATGGCTCCTACTCCTCCCAGTTTGAGACCAAATCTTACTGTTGAAGACTCTGTTAGTTGGATACCTCACCCAAGCGCCATCTTCATTGTTAGGTCAGCTTGGAATGCCATTAGGAAGAGGTATCCTATTCAGCCTTGGCACAAGATTATATGGACTGGTAATGCAGTGCCTAGATGGTCTTTTAATCTTTGGTTGGTTGTCCTTCAAAGATTGAGCACAAAGGATAG CATTTGGTTAATAAGAACATGGTTTTGGATTCCTAGCAACTTGGTGGAGGTCCTTGATTGGTATGGTGTGCAG AGATTTCCTAAGCACAAGGAGAAACGTAAAGCAATCTCTGAAGAATCAAGACCTATGCAG ATATTGGCTGTTTTTATGGTTATATTTGTTGGTTGTTATATGGAATTCCATCCTTAG
- the LOC131336265 gene encoding uncharacterized protein LOC131336265 produces the protein MEEEAKGENVMSVELAIQRELAYRRKLASFRSRSNRYMEQLMPFQVPSLNPGETTRPRPMPSSISGSSVGLIPALSYQVQASSSNPGPLLTPNQFPCPNPGPRSMPVPSQGLVPCVSPSNSHPTQMPFLAPRQIPSPRSLARPSSRSLSSRSLVRPSLIPRPFLPGIKRKATTSNLQYRPPKQPQPSNNNFVTVDPLGNFFCKACQVPCSGPDCLKQHLKGHKHKAKMQCLQMSKREGRGKEGALHCELCQIWCTDGDALEMHLKGKSHQAKVQELEYGREGKELRPRCELCQIWCMNEDAFQQHLKGKNHITRLYAVGGIRVNR, from the exons ATGGAGGAAGAAGCAAAGGGGGAAAATGTTATGTCTGTGGAGCTTGCAATCCAAAGAGAGCTGGCTTATAGAAGGAAGTTAGCAAGCTTCCGTTCACGCTCAAATCGCTATATGGAACAACTAATGCCTTTCCAA GTGCCCTCTCTAAACCCAGGTGAAACAACAAGACCAAGGCCTATGCCAAGTTCAATATCAGGCTCAAGTGTGGGTCTGATTCCAGCTTTATCTTATCAAGTGCAAGCGTCAAGTTCCAATCCAGGTCCATTGCTTACACCAAACCAGTTTCCATGTCCAAACCCGGGACCGCGTTCAATGCCAGTTCCAAGCCAGGGTCTGGTTCCTTGTGTGTCACCTTCAAATTCACACCCAACCCAAATGCCATTTCTAGCACCAAGGCAGATTCCAAGTCCTAGGTCATTGGCAAGGCCTAGTTCCAGGTCACTGAGTTCTAGGTCATTGGTGAGGCCTAGTCTGATTCCTAGGCCATTTTTGCCTGGGATTAAGAGGAAAGCAACTACTAGCAACCTCCAATACCGGCCACCTAAGCAGCCACAACCTTCTAACAACAATTTCGTAACTGTAGATCCACTGGGCAATTTCTTCTGCAAGGCTTGCCAAGTGCCCTGCTCTGGCCCTGACTGTCTCAAACAACACTTGAAAGGGCACAAACACAAGGCTAAAATGCAGTGCTTGCAAATGAGCAAGAGAGAAGGGCGAGGGAAAGAAGGCGCTCTGCATTGTGAACTTTGCCAAATTTGGTGCACAGACGGAGATGCACTTGAAATGCACTTGAAGGGTAAAAGTCATCAGGCTAAAGTGCAAGAGTTGGAGTATGGTAGGGAAGGGAAAGAGTTGCGACCACGGTGTGAATTATGCCAAATTTGGTGCATGAATGAAGACGCGTTTCAGCAACATCTCAAGGGGAAAAATCACATTACTCGCCTCTATGCTGTTGGGGGAATAAGGGTCAACAGGTAG